TACCACGCAAGAACCATATTATCAAAGAGCTTTCGACCGCGCTTGCAGTGGCTAACCAATTGCAGATTCTAGATCTAAGCCACAATGGGTTGTCAGTTGAAGCCTTGGAAACATTATACATGGCATGGTCATCATCAGGATCGCGAGCTGGCATAGCCCAAAGACATGTGAAAGATGAGATTGTCCATTTTTGCGTTGAAGGAAAGATGTGTTGTGGAGTCAATCCATGCTGCAGAAAGGATTAAACATATTCCTTTCTCTGCTTATACAAAGCCTCCCACTGTTCTTGTGGTGCAAAAGCTTTGTTAGAGTTAAAGATCTAAATTATCAccttgttttaatttttgataaatattgtaaaattaagaaaaatgtgGTGAATATTAAAAGTGATATGATAATGAAAATTTGAGAAGGTACATTTACATACGTGTATTTGTAATTTTGAAATCGATTGCGGAATTTTCggatataaatcaaattattcatACTATTTAGCGTGTGATACCATTATTCCCATCATATCTTATGAATCATGCGGTGTTCGCCATTTACTCTTCCAGTTAAACTAGTTCTCATTTTGCATAATTGTTTtgagtttataattaaatactaGATTCTTTATCCAAGATATAAACCTTTgagaagacatatttttattctttttatagcTCATTGGTTGAACGAGTAAGAGGTAATGAAGTTGttgtattttccatttttatcaaattaaactttACGAAATGCAATTATCAACGGCTTTGATATATGATTAGAAATCAATGAAAGGATTAACAAGGTGAAAAGTAATTAAAGATGTTTTTTACAACAATTAAAGATGTTAAATCACGCATTGAAGAAACGAAAGTTGCATCATCCCATCTCGCAAGCTTTAATTacatatacaaaagaaaacaaaggagTAAAAAGTAACAAAACCCCATCCTAACCAGTACAGTATTTCACTTATACTCTAAAGAAGTTACACGCAACCCCCAAAAAATAACCAAGAGATCAAGAAACAATTAAAAAGAGGTCAAACATCTGAACAGTGTACATGTCAAATCAAACATCAGAGACGATCAATGGTTTTCTACTCTTGTTTTGTGTAAGTTCATGCATTACAATACATTATATCAAgtaccctagagagagagagagagggagagagagagagagtgagtaAGCATGATCATGGAGACAACAAGGCTTGTAAACCAATGCCGTTGTGTTTTCGTGAAGGACCAGAAGCTGGAACAGGTAAGTGTCTTGGCAAGGTCCCAAAGAAATGGTCTCTCCTCATAGTGTTTTTGTTGTGATCATCATTAGGGATTATGTAGAAAACGCTTGATGGTGACAAGGCTCTCGAGGCGTCGCAGtggagaatgaagaagaagcagaagaacagaagaagaagagcttgTGGGTTTATTGATAACCTTTTCATCCAATAATGTTGATGTTTAGTAACCATTTCAGTGATTCAAATCGAATAAGAGAACGAGATCACTAtggttatttttgtttgtttcagttttGGAGAAATGGGGTTTGGTTGAGGAGTTTTGATGGGAGAAAGAGAGCAACCCCTTTTGAATAGGTCTCTCTTTGGCTGGAAGCCTGGAACAATAATAATGgccaataaaactaaataaaggTAAGGGAAACTGAACATTCATTAttgcattttatatttgaatcaCTGAACGAACTATCACTTGtgtgaattttattatatattaattattaaatgtttctTTTCTGCGTGGAAAATGTATCCATTTTATACCAAAATCGGGAGTATATTATGAAAAATCATGAATTTGGaatttattcttttttatatatcatatatgtagtGTCAGGTTGACCGGGGGACATGAGAAGGAGACTGTTAGGATAGTAGTTACCTTTTTACCATGGCCCTTTTGATTTCTGTAGATGTCACTatgatacatttttattattctatGTTGTTAAGGACTAAATGAAAATCTTTACCCACATTCTCTgctaatatatttgataacaCAATTAACACTTCTAATATCTCCACAAAAAGGTAAACAATCTGCCTCCATCCAGTACCTTTAAAACAGCTTATTGACAATATACTCACCAATTTCAAGCTATTATACCACACAACGGAAAAGTGAATATAATGCATTGAAATAAAGGATGGTTTGAAGAATTATAATATGTTATGGTAAAATGAATGGTCAATGAAGAAAGTATTTGGGTCAGCAGGACCCCGAAATAAAGGTTAAGAAGATAGAAAATGGGAAAAAAGTTCTTTTTCATCCAAATTATTATTGATCAAGGTAAACTATAAATTTGTGATACATAACTCGGTTTTAACCCGAAAAAACAGCAAACACTTGAAAACTCAAATTAAATGGAAAAACTATAAAATGGGTAATTTGggggttttaatatttttttataaaattataattttgagattaatattattttataactaaaaaaataatataataaaaatcattttagtttaataaaataaaaatcattttggTTTTCATAAGTTTTGGTCCGATTTttgtttcaaagttttttttgtttagttccAGTTTTCAGGTTTCAGATGAATATTGTTAATGAGAAATTTTGTTATAGCATTTAATAACGTATATAGATATATTTGTGTGTAAACTCAAATATATGATACAAAAAGCATGAGTCTGAGCCAATTTTTGTTGTAAGGATTGCATATAGGCTGGCTGTATCAAACCCCTTACATATTAGTTATACCCTAGTCATTACATTCTAGAATAGATGACATGATTTATAACTAAATGTGATATGGACGATTACATTTAAgggaaaattttatgtttaccactttcatagtaccacttttcatctttaccaccactaaagagacattttcaaaaatacattcttcattaagtggcaaaaaacTATTATAcccttgatatatatatatataataaatcattatttaaataaataaaaataaaaataaataaaaaataaaaaaaattatgttttcgaattatactttttcaaattcgaactttttataattttctttttttgaattaaattttaattttttttcaaaaatttctttttgaaaatcgaaaattatgtttgaaattatttttttttaaaaactatatatttttaagtatttatttatatatttataagaatcctaaatttcacattccaaaaaccctactcTACCCTCgactctaaaccataagtctagattagttaaccctagggtataagtgtcttttacccttcattaaaagtgaggtaaaagtggttagtgtaaacataaaaagtggtactataaatgtagtatttgtggcaatttccctacATTTAatggttatttatattttgatagaCGTTTAAGAATATGATAGTAATTATACATCAtcattaaagtaaatatattcaaatatgacattaaataaaataattataaaatataataatattttaaaaattaaaaaatattatctatttctattttttataaggatataattttattactaaaaaggatttacaatttttttttaaaaaataaatttttaatcacAATATTATTAGCTTGTTTTATATaactacaaattttaaaaataccatTTAGTTGTACTTTTCTTAATTGtacaaattttatatcaattttttaattaattttatacaagttgatttaatatattttatccaaaaGAAATAGGTTAAGatttatctaagattataattttaaatatatacatatctattttaaaatataattaaaaataaacaattttttttattttatgttcaattaaattatattaaatattggaaagagataataaatataaaataataataatttttgtttttaaatataatttaaatttaatttttttattagtgtaCATGGTATAGGAAAACATCTAGTTCATTTAGTTGGAGTCCATAATTTCCACTTCTTTAACCAAATTTCATGCTAATTTGATATTAGATTATTTATTACAAATACGAGATGATTGATCTGCTTTGACAAGAAAATAATggagaaattgccaaaaataccacTTTCATAATActagttttcatttttacactaaccacttttatctTCACTTTTACAGAgggaaaaaaacatttataacctagggttagctaatctagacttagggtttagtgtCGGTATGGtaaggtttttggaatgtgaaatttaggattttaataaatatataaataaatacttaattttttaaaaaaaaattaaaaatagtttcaaaaataattatcgattttcaaaaagagattttgacagaaaaaaattcaaaaaaaaatcaaaaaagaaaaagtttataaaaatattcgaatttgaaaaattatcattcgaaaacataattttttggtttttatttatttaaataattatttattttatatatagagaacaatgatataagagttttttgccttttaatgaagaatgtatttttaaaaatgtctctttagtgatgatatatatgaataatgatgATAAAAAAGTGGTAAAGAcgaaaattttctaaaaatatgatTGCCATGCTTTTTTAGTCATCAACTAAGCCCATTTAAATGGGCTTATAAATACCCACTAGTGTTATATCACTTTTataaagtttgttttattttgttttgaggCAGTTTACTCAAAGTTCTTTTCGTGGACAGCATGAGTTTCAAACATCAAATACTTACAAACGTAGAGAATATACTTCATTATCACTAATGCAACGGGTATACTGATCGATGGGTTTTTGGAGATAAACATGAAGTTAACTTGGAGACCAAGTTACACCAATCCTAGTTGAGTAAATAGGATTAGGAAAGATTCAAATATGTTAAACCTAATAAGTTtagaaaaattgtaaatattatatataagaagatacaagAACGTTGTCCAACTTGTGAGTTTTAAAGAATATTGTGTTTGAGTGTTTGAGTTTTTGAGAAAGTTTTTTAAGGTAATAAAGAAGAGTTTTCTTTCTATTGAGATCTTATACAATATTTGAACTTATATGGGTCATGCAAAAAAAGAGTATCGAGAAAGTTTCGAGTCTGAACATCGATGATGAAAAATGCCCAAGTTAACATGTTTTGTTTAACGCAAGCAAATTGAGAAGCTGGATCTTCtgattttcttttagtttttaataaagaaTTGGATAGGCCAAACATATAGAATAATAATTTTGGTcacttttataatttcaaacgAACCGAAAATGTTCACCTTTTTAATGATATCCAGTAAATACTTTTATCCCACTACATGCATTATATTGgtatatatactatactatataGCCACACGTTCACTGAAAGAAAatgtatatatgtacatatatccCACACGAGCAAATACGCCCTCGTACGTTTGAAATCCTTACAACAATCCTTTCAATTACAAATTTTGCTTCTCTTGATTAGATATAAGTGTGATCAAAAGCTTTCCCGTTTGTTAAGGCACAAAAGGATGAACTTTATTCCAtgatataagcaaaaaaaacttttgatgTGGAATTATATGTAATCGCACGCGAATGAAATATCATCATACCTAGGTTACTTTACGGTTCCTCATTTTACTCTTATCATCTTCCTTAATTACCCGTAGCGTGTGAATATCTTCATCATTAGAGATTTTATTACCTTTATTCCTacttttaaagtttaaaatattaaagtcttacaagttacaacattAGCAAACTTAGTTTAACTTTTATCCACACAGATATAGCAGTATTAGCTATGCCGAATCTGAATCA
This region of Brassica napus cultivar Da-Ae chromosome C5, Da-Ae, whole genome shotgun sequence genomic DNA includes:
- the LOC111210439 gene encoding protein IDA-LIKE 4-like, translated to MVTKHQHYWMKRLSINPQALLLLFFCFFFILHCDASRALSPSSVFYIIPNDDHNKNTMRRDHFFGTLPRHLPVPASGPSRKHNGIGLQALLSP